The region GATTCTGGTATGGGTCTTAATGATATTCAACACTATCATCAATTGATTTTGCAAGGAGATGCCACTGTTGCAGAGCGAATTGCTATTTTAGAGAATCAAAAGCAAATTATTCATTCCGAAATTAAAGCAAAAGAAGAACAGATAAAACAAATTGACCATAAACTATCCAACTATCGCTCTGAAAAAAAAGGATATCTTTAATTTGTACCATGTTAACTCTAATTATAACCACCGAAGTATGGGCATTTTTCTTGATATGTTTCCGACTTCAAACTACGGTTACTATGGAGAGAAATCAAGGAGGCAATTTCGATATGAATACGGAAATTGACTGGATCTTACGATTATTATTAGCTGCAGTTTGTGGTGGCTTAATTGGTTATGAGCGGTCTCGTCAACAAAAATCGGCTGGAATTCGAACTCACATGCTTGTGATCGTTGGAGCAGCGCTTGTCATGCTCGTTTCAAAATACGGATTTCAAGATATTTTATCTGCTCGAAGTATTGTATTGGATCCATCACGAATTGCGGCACAAATTGTTAGTGGTATTAGTTTTATTGGTGCAGGAACCATTCTAATCCATCGAACCCAAATAAGCGGGCTAACAACTGCTGCTGGCGTGTGGGTCACAGCTGCTATTGGTATGAGCATTGGTGCTGGTATGTATCTTATAGGCATTTCAGCTACAATTTTCATCATCATCATTCAATTTGTATTTCATGATGATTCCATTCTTAACATGATAATTCGAAACTCGCATATTCGATTTCAAATTGAAATTGATAGTAATAGTTTCAATAAATCGGCTTTAGAAAAGGCTCTCACAAATAATGGTGTAAACAAAACTTCTTTGCGTATCACTAGTGCAGACGCACAAACCATAAATCTTCAAATCGATGGTCTTACACGAAATAAAAACGATCGAAACAAAATTATTTTAAGTTTATGCAAAATCGAAGGAGTTAATAAAGTACAGTCAGATTCTAGCTACAATTAAAAATTTATTTAGGAATAAAAAACGGATGAATCCCAATTTAAGAGAATCATTCGTTTTTTTTGCATTATTTTACTAATAATTATTTGTCATCTTGTGTTAGTTCTTCACTTGCTTCTACACTAGCAACTCGTTCACTAATCTTCATGAATGGTAGATAGAAAAGAACCCCTAATCCAATGATTAATGCTTGTAATATTACAGAACGCCAATCACCAGCAGTTGAAAGATATGGTCCAATCAATGGTGGTGTTGTCCAAGGAACTAGCACAACAGTTCGACTTACCCATCCAAGCGCCGTAGCAGTGTACCCAATAATACTACTAATGGTTGGAAATAGTACAAATGGAATCATCATTGGTAAGTTAAACACAATTGGAAATCCAAATATCATTGGCTCATTAATATTAAATAGCCCTGGAGCTAACGACAAACTTGCAACTTGTTTTGAAGATTTTATTTTACTAAAAATCAAGATTGCAATAATTAACGAAATTGTACCTCCAGATCCCCCGATCAACGTATAATTGCTAACGAAAGAAGTCGTAATAATGTTAGGAATATGTGCTGCATGGTGTGCATATGCTGTCATATTTTGATTCATATTTACTAAAACAAGTGGATCCATTAAAGTTCCCGAAATAACAGTTTGATGAATACCCAAGGTAAATAAGAAGTTTGCGACTGTATAGATTACACAGAAACCAACAATATTTGTGTTAAACCCACGAAGTGGTTCTTGAATCCACGTCTTAATAAGATTAATTAAATCTGTATTGAAAAATCCTTGTAATAACGCTGCGATCACTGCAAATATCGACATTAAAATTAAAGCAGGAAGTAACACACTAAAGGAAGCACCAACAGCAGGTGGAATATTATCACCTAAATGGATTTGAAGATGCTTAAAGCTCGCGAGTTTCATAAAAATACTTGTAGCAACTAACCCTACAATAATTCCGCCAAACATCCCTTGGGTTCCTGTGTTAAGGTAACTTAATCCACCAGTAACCGTCGCCATTTTTGCTCCTGCAGAGGCTACCGTTCCAAGTTGAACATTGCCCGGCATTAATATCATCAAACAAGCTAAGGACATTGCAGCAGCCGCAATTGGGTTATTAAAATTTTTGTTTTTTGCTAATGTGTACCCGATCATTGGTGCAACTAGTAATCCAGCAACATTCAACGATCCATTAGTTATAGCATTCCCAAACACCTGAACTTTTGTTAAAGTATCCCCGTGAAATAACCAAGTAAAAACAGTATTGTTGAATAAAACACCTAAACCGGCAATTATAAATACTGGTAATATGATTGCAAAGGCATCACGTAAAGACCTTAAATATACCCAATTACCGACTTTTACAGAAATCTCGGTGAATTTGGCAATAAATCCTGAATTTTCCAGCTTTTCACTTGTTGTCATTGGTTTATTTTGACTCACAACATCTCACCCTTTCTTTTTCTAACTAATTTTGCTTAAGTTGATTAAGATAGTTTTTAAACCACCAGTAACTTTTTTTAGGAATTCTCTTCATATCACGTAAATCATGATTACCACGATTAACGTAAACCATCCCGTAGCGTTTCTCCATATTTCCTGATGAACTTGGGATATCTATTAACCCCCAGCCTAAGTATCCAATCACTGAGACACCATCTTCAAACATTGCATCCATCATTGCTTGAATATGTAACTGATGATATTGAATTCGATAATCATCCTGAATCTCAGTTCCGTTATAGGTTTCCCGTACCCCAATTCCATTTTCAATAGGGAACATCG is a window of Pediococcus claussenii ATCC BAA-344 DNA encoding:
- a CDS encoding PTS sugar transporter subunit IIC, translating into MTTSEKLENSGFIAKFTEISVKVGNWVYLRSLRDAFAIILPVFIIAGLGVLFNNTVFTWLFHGDTLTKVQVFGNAITNGSLNVAGLLVAPMIGYTLAKNKNFNNPIAAAAMSLACLMILMPGNVQLGTVASAGAKMATVTGGLSYLNTGTQGMFGGIIVGLVATSIFMKLASFKHLQIHLGDNIPPAVGASFSVLLPALILMSIFAVIAALLQGFFNTDLINLIKTWIQEPLRGFNTNIVGFCVIYTVANFLFTLGIHQTVISGTLMDPLVLVNMNQNMTAYAHHAAHIPNIITTSFVSNYTLIGGSGGTISLIIAILIFSKIKSSKQVASLSLAPGLFNINEPMIFGFPIVFNLPMMIPFVLFPTISSIIGYTATALGWVSRTVVLVPWTTPPLIGPYLSTAGDWRSVILQALIIGLGVLFYLPFMKISERVASVEASEELTQDDK
- a CDS encoding MerR family transcriptional regulator; amino-acid sequence: MVNDSLITIGQLAKQSNLSIRTLRFYEDKGILSSIRDRNNNRLYDDNAQHWANFVKYLRDSGMGLNDIQHYHQLILQGDATVAERIAILENQKQIIHSEIKAKEEQIKQIDHKLSNYRSEKKGYL
- a CDS encoding MgtC/SapB family protein; its protein translation is MNTEIDWILRLLLAAVCGGLIGYERSRQQKSAGIRTHMLVIVGAALVMLVSKYGFQDILSARSIVLDPSRIAAQIVSGISFIGAGTILIHRTQISGLTTAAGVWVTAAIGMSIGAGMYLIGISATIFIIIIQFVFHDDSILNMIIRNSHIRFQIEIDSNSFNKSALEKALTNNGVNKTSLRITSADAQTINLQIDGLTRNKNDRNKIILSLCKIEGVNKVQSDSSYN